One stretch of Cryomorphaceae bacterium 1068 DNA includes these proteins:
- the tpiA gene encoding triose-phosphate isomerase, with protein sequence MRKPLVAGNWKMNKNHADAKALLQALVDRSSEIPSGVDVMVAPPSLYLSEMAAHANDAVAIGSQDVSTQEEDGAFTGEFSAVMLQSAGVRYAIVGHSERREYHGETDEEIREKIAACVAAGIRPVYCCGEKLEERESGQHVSVVSHQVKTALEGFSASELKDLVVAYEPVWAIGTGKTASSEQAQEMHAEIRNVLGELFNSDFANSIRILYGGSAKPANAAELFAQPDVDGGLIGGASLKADDFLKVVEAAG encoded by the coding sequence ATGAGAAAACCCCTAGTAGCAGGAAATTGGAAAATGAATAAAAATCACGCCGATGCAAAGGCTCTTTTGCAAGCATTGGTTGATCGATCGAGTGAAATCCCGAGCGGGGTAGATGTGATGGTGGCGCCACCTTCGCTTTACCTTTCGGAAATGGCGGCTCATGCCAATGATGCCGTTGCGATAGGTTCGCAAGACGTCAGCACTCAGGAAGAGGACGGAGCCTTTACGGGCGAGTTTTCGGCGGTTATGCTCCAATCTGCGGGGGTGCGCTACGCCATCGTAGGACACAGCGAGCGCCGCGAATACCACGGCGAAACCGACGAGGAGATCCGCGAAAAGATTGCCGCCTGCGTAGCGGCGGGAATTCGTCCCGTTTATTGCTGTGGCGAAAAGTTGGAAGAGCGGGAGAGTGGCCAACACGTATCAGTGGTATCGCATCAAGTAAAAACCGCTTTGGAAGGATTCTCTGCCAGCGAACTCAAAGATCTCGTGGTAGCCTACGAACCCGTTTGGGCCATTGGTACGGGAAAGACAGCCAGTAGCGAACAAGCGCAAGAGATGCACGCGGAGATCCGCAATGTTCTTGGTGAGCTTTTCAATTCCGATTTTGCCAATAGCATTCGCATCCTTTACGGCGGAAGCGCCAAGCCAGCCAATGCTGCCGAGCTATTTGCCCAACCCGATGTGGATGGTGGATTGATCGGAGGAGCGAGTTTGAAGGCGGATGACTTTTTGAAGGTGGTTGAGGCTGCGGGGTAA
- a CDS encoding M56 family metallopeptidase codes for MILYLIKSTLCLGSILGIYYLLLERESMHHFKRFFLLSGLGFSFLIPLITIGQSEYMIDTSESGQYLVEVLSGNAAASSASPKFDVSLLFSVLYLLITVVFLVRFIVGIVALIRKARQNRNIPFKNATLVLVNERIVPYSFCHYIFIAHSDYLSKELEPELLTHELTHVRQGHSLDILAIELLRIVFWFNPFLPFMKRAVQANHEYLADREVINSHQGVAHYQRLLLDKVAGKTKIHLTSNFTYRLTKKRLKMMTKSTEKMRARFFISATLPLMAALVLLFGKTTFAQDDSTASDAELRSSIDSYFKDATFVCSDGDGPKVYKPYQALTEAEKGKIPPLPPSPPSLDGSATAISPLPKGTVVQLTEDGQVKILKNAAVPPPPPPPAKK; via the coding sequence ATGATCCTCTATCTCATAAAATCAACGCTATGTCTTGGTTCGATTCTAGGCATCTATTACTTGCTTTTGGAGCGGGAGAGCATGCATCACTTTAAGCGGTTCTTTTTGTTGAGTGGTCTGGGGTTTTCATTCTTGATTCCACTCATCACCATCGGGCAATCCGAGTATATGATTGACACATCCGAAAGCGGACAGTACCTAGTAGAAGTACTCTCCGGCAATGCAGCAGCGTCATCTGCATCACCTAAATTTGATGTGTCATTGCTATTTTCTGTATTGTATTTGCTGATTACCGTTGTGTTCTTGGTGCGATTCATCGTAGGGATAGTCGCGCTTATTCGCAAAGCAAGGCAAAACAGAAATATCCCCTTCAAAAACGCTACTCTGGTACTAGTGAACGAGCGCATAGTACCATACTCTTTTTGCCATTATATTTTCATTGCCCATTCCGATTACTTGAGCAAGGAGCTTGAGCCTGAACTGCTCACGCATGAATTGACGCATGTTCGCCAAGGCCATTCTCTTGACATACTGGCCATAGAGCTTTTGCGCATCGTATTTTGGTTTAATCCATTTCTCCCTTTCATGAAGCGAGCTGTTCAAGCCAATCATGAGTATTTAGCTGATCGGGAAGTAATTAATTCACATCAAGGCGTTGCACATTATCAGCGCTTACTATTGGATAAAGTAGCAGGCAAAACGAAGATTCACCTTACCAGCAATTTCACATACAGGCTCACTAAAAAACGATTGAAAATGATGACAAAATCAACAGAGAAAATGCGTGCACGGTTTTTTATTTCGGCCACTTTGCCCCTCATGGCAGCGTTGGTTCTACTCTTCGGCAAAACAACATTTGCGCAAGATGACAGCACGGCTAGTGACGCAGAGCTGAGATCATCAATCGACAGCTATTTTAAAGATGCCACCTTCGTATGTTCAGACGGTGATGGGCCGAAAGTCTACAAGCCTTATCAGGCTCTTACTGAAGCCGAGAAGGGCAAAATTCCACCGCTTCCACCTTCGCCACCAAGTCTGGATGGTTCTGCAACTGCAATTAGCCCTTTGCCAAAAGGCACGGTCGTACAGTTGACGGAAGACGGACAGGTTAAGATTCTGAAGAACGCTGCCGTTCCGCCACCGCCGCCTCCTCCTGCCAAAAAGTAG
- the folP gene encoding dihydropteroate synthase, which produces MKINGEIRVFNKPLTMGILNLTDDSFYAGSRVSGRESILAKAEEMLIQGADILDLGAYSTRPGADDISAAQETERLIGGIKAIKDKFPEAILSADTFRAEIARKAVEAGVAIINDVGSGVVDQEMFDTVADLGVPYVLMHNRGTPKTMNSLANYTDVVNEVVFELSQKLDVLRRKGVADVIIDPGFGFAKTVDHNFEMLLRLDEFKMLGCPILVGVSRKSMIWRTLGTSAEEALNGTTALNMVALQKGASILRVHDVKEARECVELAFRHLGYSSAPLTDRAR; this is translated from the coding sequence ATGAAGATCAACGGGGAAATACGAGTTTTTAACAAGCCGTTAACGATGGGAATCCTCAACCTCACAGATGATTCCTTCTATGCAGGTAGCCGAGTGTCGGGCCGTGAATCCATTTTGGCGAAAGCCGAAGAGATGCTGATACAAGGGGCAGATATTTTGGATTTGGGCGCCTACTCCACCCGTCCAGGTGCAGATGATATTTCCGCAGCCCAAGAAACGGAGCGCCTGATTGGCGGGATTAAAGCCATCAAAGACAAGTTTCCCGAGGCCATCCTTTCGGCTGACACCTTTAGAGCCGAGATTGCCCGAAAGGCAGTAGAAGCGGGCGTGGCTATCATCAACGATGTAGGCAGCGGAGTAGTCGACCAGGAGATGTTTGATACGGTCGCTGATCTTGGTGTTCCCTACGTGCTGATGCACAATCGCGGCACTCCCAAAACAATGAACTCCCTGGCAAACTATACCGATGTAGTCAATGAAGTCGTTTTTGAGCTTTCTCAAAAACTAGATGTGCTTCGAAGAAAGGGAGTGGCTGATGTGATCATCGATCCAGGATTTGGGTTTGCCAAAACGGTGGATCACAATTTTGAAATGCTCCTCCGATTGGATGAATTCAAGATGCTCGGATGCCCCATATTGGTAGGGGTTTCACGAAAATCAATGATCTGGAGAACGCTGGGTACAAGTGCTGAAGAAGCGCTGAATGGGACTACCGCATTGAACATGGTTGCGCTGCAAAAGGGAGCGAGCATTTTGAGGGTGCACGATGTGAAGGAGGCGCGGGAGTGCGTTGAATTGGCGTTTCGGCACCTCGGCTACAGTTCGGCTCCGCTCACTGACCGCGCTCGGTGA
- a CDS encoding DoxX family membrane protein, with amino-acid sequence MSTSNRVLGLFLLAAGLFLIVLGFANPEAVDEFNVYWIATVLALVPGILIMAKKPEAATFFARIVVGSVFIVSGLIKANDTVGFGIKLEEYFDENALGAFWAIFHDYALAIAIFVSGIEVLLGLALLFGAAARVVSFTLLGMTLFFGWLTYFTAECNDAQMAAISAGEAFDRVCVTDCGCFGDALRGSVGRSLTPWESFYKDLGLFFLTLVVVIRNSFIKVNTKKEDLIIFPFSILIVLVFGGWLFGWMFPTYFTVVSILIFYLLKAMKLKSSKLEFFLGMGLSVITYAFISYTYNHLPIKDYRPYAEGKNIKDQMKSATELGVTPTKYANVYKLENSETGETMAMNSDEYLKQEIWKDKSWKIVYTSPNPIVIERGYEPPIATFNVMDAEDYDIGEELLNDENYSFMVVLYDVGKAKTENLAKLNELALAAEGAGYDFYAMTSSPYEEYEELRHENSLAFPFHTGDEIFLKTIIRANPGILLMKNGEIIKKWHGNDTPSFEEVEGVYLK; translated from the coding sequence ATGTCAACTAGCAACCGCGTATTGGGATTGTTTCTTTTGGCCGCAGGCCTTTTCCTCATTGTTTTGGGATTTGCCAATCCCGAAGCTGTAGATGAGTTTAATGTGTATTGGATCGCGACCGTATTGGCACTCGTTCCGGGTATCTTGATCATGGCCAAGAAACCCGAAGCGGCAACATTTTTCGCTCGGATCGTTGTAGGTTCTGTGTTCATCGTTTCGGGATTGATCAAAGCCAACGACACCGTCGGTTTCGGTATCAAACTCGAAGAGTACTTTGACGAAAATGCACTGGGAGCATTCTGGGCTATTTTCCACGATTACGCGCTGGCAATAGCCATTTTCGTTTCGGGAATTGAAGTCTTGTTGGGTCTCGCATTGCTCTTTGGCGCGGCCGCCCGCGTGGTGTCGTTTACCCTTTTGGGAATGACGCTGTTCTTCGGATGGCTCACCTATTTCACCGCCGAGTGCAACGATGCTCAAATGGCCGCCATCTCAGCTGGTGAAGCTTTCGATCGTGTTTGCGTGACGGATTGCGGTTGCTTCGGAGATGCATTGAGAGGCTCCGTAGGGAGGTCGCTGACACCGTGGGAATCATTCTACAAAGATTTGGGTCTTTTCTTCCTGACGCTCGTTGTGGTGATCAGAAACAGCTTCATCAAAGTCAATACGAAGAAAGAAGATCTGATCATCTTCCCTTTCTCCATTTTGATTGTCTTGGTCTTTGGCGGCTGGTTATTCGGATGGATGTTCCCAACTTATTTTACAGTGGTGTCTATCCTAATCTTTTATCTCCTGAAGGCGATGAAGTTGAAATCGTCAAAGTTGGAGTTCTTTCTGGGAATGGGTTTATCAGTCATCACTTACGCCTTTATTTCATACACATACAATCACTTGCCCATAAAAGACTACCGTCCCTATGCCGAAGGCAAGAACATCAAAGACCAAATGAAATCGGCGACCGAATTGGGTGTGACACCCACCAAGTACGCCAACGTTTACAAGCTGGAGAACTCCGAAACGGGTGAGACCATGGCGATGAACTCCGATGAATATTTGAAACAAGAAATCTGGAAGGATAAGTCCTGGAAGATCGTCTACACAAGTCCCAACCCGATAGTGATCGAACGTGGCTACGAGCCGCCTATCGCGACATTCAATGTAATGGATGCTGAAGACTACGACATTGGCGAAGAGCTGCTCAACGATGAGAACTACAGCTTTATGGTAGTGCTTTACGATGTTGGGAAAGCCAAAACAGAGAACCTTGCGAAGCTCAATGAATTGGCACTAGCCGCTGAAGGAGCAGGCTACGACTTCTACGCGATGACTTCTTCTCCCTACGAGGAATACGAAGAACTACGTCACGAAAATTCACTGGCTTTTCCATTCCATACGGGCGATGAGATCTTTTTGAAAACCATCATTCGCGCCAACCCGGGAATTCTCCTGATGAAAAACGGAGAGATCATCAAGAAGTGGCATGGGAATGATACGCCGAGTTTTGAAGAGGTGGAAGGTGTTTATCTTAAATGA
- a CDS encoding ABC transporter permease — MTNYILKKIGYGLLVLWGVVTLVFAIFSINPGDPAAMLLGQRADEEAIERVRRELALDLPWGKQYALYMNDISPLSLHNEVPESRVYLDESKYNFVQLVDFGETVLVLKSPYLRRSYQSKKQVSEIIAEALPGTVVLAVGAIFFALFFGILLGVVTAVYKGRFIDGFSLFSAVLGMSAPSFFSAIIISWIGGYLWSVQTTLPAIPIVLALIGLGISLTRKPRSWIKSVEWLIKGALLGVVLLVVNSLTVLLFDFNFLLFRDAALTLPGTGLGMTGSLYDVDVFTGEYLALGNLILPMITLGIRPLAIVVQLTRNALLEELSKDYTRTARAKGLSPNAVVFKHALRNALNPVVTAVSGWFASMLAGAVFVEFVFNWKGLGLQVFQSLQNDDFPVVMGSVLVIAASFVVINIFVDIIYGLLDPRVRIG, encoded by the coding sequence ATGACTAACTACATCCTCAAAAAAATCGGTTACGGCCTTCTGGTTCTCTGGGGAGTAGTGACGCTAGTGTTCGCTATTTTCAGCATCAATCCAGGCGATCCCGCCGCGATGCTGCTCGGACAGCGCGCCGATGAAGAGGCGATAGAGCGGGTGAGGCGAGAACTGGCCCTAGACCTGCCGTGGGGCAAGCAGTACGCGCTATACATGAATGACATCAGTCCACTATCGCTGCACAATGAAGTGCCCGAGAGTCGTGTTTACCTCGATGAGTCGAAGTACAATTTTGTGCAGCTTGTCGATTTTGGCGAAACGGTCTTGGTGCTCAAGTCACCTTACTTGCGGCGCTCGTACCAGTCCAAAAAGCAAGTGAGCGAGATCATCGCCGAGGCGCTACCCGGTACGGTGGTCTTGGCCGTAGGTGCCATCTTCTTCGCCTTGTTTTTCGGGATACTGCTGGGAGTCGTCACCGCAGTATACAAAGGCCGTTTTATCGACGGGTTCTCTCTATTCTCGGCGGTGTTGGGCATGAGTGCGCCTTCGTTTTTCAGTGCCATTATCATCTCGTGGATCGGTGGCTACCTCTGGTCGGTGCAGACTACCTTGCCCGCTATTCCGATTGTTTTAGCCTTGATTGGTTTGGGAATTTCCTTGACTCGAAAACCGCGATCGTGGATCAAATCGGTGGAGTGGCTTATCAAAGGCGCACTTTTGGGTGTGGTCTTGTTGGTGGTCAATTCGCTTACGGTATTGCTCTTCGACTTTAATTTCCTCCTCTTTCGTGATGCTGCCTTAACGTTGCCTGGAACAGGATTGGGTATGACGGGTTCCCTCTACGATGTAGACGTCTTTACGGGCGAGTATCTAGCCTTGGGCAATCTCATTTTACCGATGATCACTCTCGGAATTCGTCCGTTGGCCATTGTGGTGCAGCTTACGCGAAATGCGCTGCTGGAGGAGTTGTCGAAAGACTATACCCGTACCGCTCGTGCCAAGGGGCTTTCGCCCAATGCAGTGGTATTTAAGCACGCCTTACGAAACGCATTGAATCCCGTGGTGACGGCCGTATCGGGATGGTTTGCCTCCATGTTGGCAGGAGCGGTATTCGTCGAGTTTGTTTTCAACTGGAAAGGGCTTGGACTGCAAGTATTTCAATCCTTGCAAAATGATGACTTTCCCGTGGTGATGGGAAGTGTTTTGGTGATTGCGGCAAGTTTTGTGGTGATCAATATTTTTGTGGATATCATTTATGGACTCCTTGATCCCAGGGTGCGAATAGGCTAA
- a CDS encoding DUF1599 domain-containing protein, whose protein sequence is MSDKTSEQYNRVVDECKDIFFKKMSDYGTAWRILRTSSITDQIFIKANRIRTIQDLKQSLVDEGIRPEFIGIINYSVMALIQLELMEDDELDLDENKAKALYNKYINESYELMKKKNHDYGEAWRDMRVSSLTDLILMKLLRIKQIEDNLGKTLISEGIDANYYDIVNYAVFAMIHLNETEND, encoded by the coding sequence ATGTCCGATAAAACTTCCGAACAGTACAACCGAGTAGTAGACGAATGCAAAGATATTTTCTTTAAGAAAATGAGCGATTACGGAACCGCTTGGCGCATTCTTCGCACCAGTTCTATTACAGACCAGATTTTCATTAAAGCCAATCGCATTCGTACCATTCAGGACTTGAAGCAATCGCTTGTAGATGAAGGGATACGCCCCGAGTTCATCGGGATCATCAATTATAGCGTGATGGCTTTGATTCAGTTGGAGCTCATGGAAGACGATGAATTGGATTTGGACGAGAATAAGGCCAAAGCATTGTACAATAAGTACATCAACGAATCATATGAGTTGATGAAGAAGAAAAATCACGACTACGGTGAGGCTTGGCGAGATATGCGCGTTTCTTCACTCACTGATCTGATCTTGATGAAATTGCTTCGCATTAAGCAAATCGAGGATAATCTTGGGAAGACCTTGATCTCTGAAGGCATCGATGCCAATTACTACGACATTGTAAATTATGCAGTATTTGCGATGATTCACCTGAATGAAACTGAGAACGATTAA
- a CDS encoding BlaI/MecI/CopY family transcriptional regulator, which produces MKLSKAEEQVIHHLWKLDKAFMKDLIQEYEPPKPATTTIATLLKRMKDKGFIDYEVQGNSRQYFALINKSDYFKGQFSGMLQNFFGNSAAQFASFFTKSTDLTQKELEDLREIIDQEIAKKKT; this is translated from the coding sequence ATGAAATTATCAAAAGCAGAAGAACAGGTTATTCACCATTTGTGGAAATTGGACAAGGCCTTTATGAAAGACCTCATTCAAGAGTACGAGCCACCCAAACCTGCTACGACTACCATTGCTACCCTGCTAAAACGAATGAAGGACAAGGGCTTTATAGATTACGAAGTGCAAGGCAATTCCAGACAGTATTTTGCGCTGATCAATAAATCAGATTATTTCAAAGGTCAATTCAGCGGAATGCTCCAGAACTTCTTCGGCAATTCTGCGGCGCAGTTTGCCTCGTTTTTTACCAAGTCAACTGATCTAACCCAAAAAGAGCTGGAAGACCTTCGCGAAATCATAGACCAAGAAATAGCCAAAAAGAAGACATGA